A stretch of Geomonas oryzisoli DNA encodes these proteins:
- a CDS encoding response regulator: protein MPEGTKGTASFSWLRRCLALLVWFSALGLFCPVSASASHKKNLLILNSYHHGFKWTDDETQGVVEALGGKQRDLGIYIDYMGSKWSNRPQYLELLCKTYREKFSSIRFDAIVATDDDAFDLLRNHRDEIFGQVPVVFCGVNWLDLKRLQGTPQFTGVNEDADIPANIDLMLSLHPNVKHIYVVTDRTTTGRTVGDRFLQLEPLYRERVELHLLDGLSMPTLLATVAALSDDSLVLLTLFQKDSEGTFFEYSESTALLSQRSKVPVYGLWDFNLGYGIVGGKLTSGKAQGEAAGAMARRILAGELPATIPVLMESPNRYLFDYRQLRRFNIPLARLPRGSVVINRPYSFYTEHKKEFIFTGLFIIALMVTIVLLLVSIRKAKRAETELKKTEKQLADIIDFLPLATFAIDTNGRVVAWNRAIEKMTGVQASQMLGKGNYEYALPFYEERRPLLIDIALLPDGQKGKVLSERYQSSAQEGYLLSDEIYINLNGQPRYMLGWAHPFFDTKEKVIGAIEIITDITDKKLADELRFAKHLAETANRAKSLFLANMSHEIRTPLNAILGFSQILGHDRSLSQQQREKIETINRSGEYLLELINDILEISKIEVGRVVLKEADFDLRALLGDLELMFRMKTQSKMLKLTVSIGAEVPRYVNGDEGKLRQVYVNLLGNAVKFTRHGSVSLEVHASQDEDGLLRLHSVVSDTGVGIAAEEIEKLFQFFQQTSSGIRSGGGTGLGLAISNQHVLMMGGTITVESEVNKGSRFVFEVALKPGSEAALARQPDRGVIGLQNGVGRNRILIVDDRKENRDMLADMLGEVGFETSEACNGEEAVAAFAASPPDLVLMDMWMPVLDGYQATARIRALPEGKVTPIIAVTASALEDEREKVMASGMDGFLSKPFREAELFRIIGSALGINYLYDESPGGITSPGPAIDDMDPGAIAALPPELIEALRSAVTAGDLDAMLEHIDEIEARDMKTAAILREMASHYQYELMLQVLAPASCHDGTAPKGATVPEDGSGETRRGPGGGVE, encoded by the coding sequence ATGCCCGAAGGGACAAAGGGAACAGCATCCTTTTCTTGGCTCCGGCGCTGCCTGGCACTACTCGTCTGGTTCTCGGCGCTTGGCCTGTTTTGCCCCGTCTCCGCCAGTGCCAGCCACAAAAAGAACCTCCTGATCCTCAACTCCTACCATCACGGCTTCAAGTGGACCGACGACGAGACGCAAGGGGTCGTTGAGGCTTTGGGCGGTAAGCAACGCGACCTTGGCATCTACATCGACTACATGGGCTCCAAGTGGTCCAATCGGCCACAGTACCTGGAACTGCTGTGCAAGACATACCGCGAAAAATTCTCGTCCATCCGCTTCGATGCCATCGTGGCGACCGACGACGACGCCTTTGACTTGCTGCGAAATCACCGCGACGAGATCTTCGGACAGGTGCCTGTGGTATTTTGCGGCGTCAACTGGCTGGACCTGAAACGATTGCAGGGGACGCCCCAGTTCACAGGGGTGAACGAGGACGCCGACATTCCCGCCAACATCGACTTGATGCTCTCCCTGCACCCGAACGTAAAGCATATCTACGTTGTCACCGACCGGACCACCACCGGCAGGACCGTCGGCGACAGGTTCCTGCAGTTGGAGCCGCTCTACAGGGAAAGGGTCGAGCTGCACCTGCTGGACGGCCTCAGCATGCCGACACTGTTGGCCACGGTGGCCGCGCTCTCTGACGACTCACTGGTCCTTCTTACCCTGTTCCAAAAGGACAGCGAAGGAACCTTTTTCGAGTATTCCGAAAGCACCGCGCTTTTGTCGCAGCGAAGCAAGGTGCCGGTGTACGGGCTGTGGGACTTCAACCTGGGCTACGGCATCGTGGGCGGGAAGCTGACCAGCGGAAAAGCGCAAGGCGAGGCCGCCGGAGCCATGGCACGTCGCATCCTGGCCGGAGAACTCCCCGCCACCATCCCGGTGCTGATGGAGAGCCCCAACCGCTACCTGTTCGATTACCGGCAGCTCAGGCGCTTCAACATTCCACTGGCGCGGCTCCCCCGCGGCAGCGTCGTGATCAACCGTCCCTACTCGTTTTACACGGAGCACAAAAAGGAGTTCATTTTCACCGGCTTGTTCATCATCGCCCTCATGGTGACGATTGTGCTGTTGCTGGTGAGCATCCGCAAAGCAAAGAGGGCGGAAACCGAGCTGAAGAAGACGGAGAAACAGCTTGCCGACATCATCGATTTTCTCCCCCTGGCAACCTTCGCCATCGACACCAACGGGCGGGTGGTCGCCTGGAACCGCGCCATCGAGAAGATGACGGGAGTGCAGGCATCGCAGATGCTGGGCAAAGGAAACTACGAGTATGCCCTCCCCTTCTATGAGGAACGGCGCCCGCTGCTCATAGACATCGCCCTGCTCCCCGATGGGCAAAAGGGCAAGGTGCTCAGCGAGAGATACCAAAGCAGCGCCCAGGAGGGGTATCTCCTTAGCGATGAGATTTATATCAACCTGAACGGACAGCCACGCTACATGTTGGGATGGGCACATCCTTTTTTTGACACCAAAGAAAAAGTCATCGGTGCCATCGAGATCATTACCGACATAACGGACAAGAAGCTGGCGGACGAACTGCGCTTCGCCAAGCACCTGGCGGAAACGGCCAACAGGGCGAAAAGTCTTTTCCTCGCCAACATGTCCCACGAAATCCGCACTCCCCTCAACGCCATACTCGGGTTTTCCCAGATCCTCGGGCACGACCGGTCGCTTTCGCAGCAGCAGCGGGAGAAGATCGAGACCATAAACCGCAGCGGTGAATACCTCCTGGAACTCATCAACGACATCCTGGAGATCTCCAAGATCGAAGTCGGGCGCGTGGTGCTCAAGGAGGCGGACTTCGACCTGAGAGCGCTGCTCGGGGACCTGGAGCTCATGTTCAGGATGAAGACGCAGTCAAAAATGCTTAAGTTGACCGTCAGCATCGGTGCAGAGGTGCCGCGCTACGTAAATGGCGACGAGGGGAAACTGCGGCAGGTTTACGTCAACCTGCTTGGCAACGCTGTGAAATTCACGCGGCACGGCTCCGTCTCCCTGGAGGTCCATGCCAGCCAGGACGAGGATGGACTGCTGCGGCTTCACTCCGTGGTAAGCGACACCGGCGTCGGTATTGCCGCCGAGGAAATAGAAAAATTGTTCCAGTTCTTCCAACAGACCAGCAGCGGCATCCGCTCCGGAGGCGGCACGGGGCTTGGGCTGGCCATCTCCAACCAGCATGTGCTCATGATGGGGGGAACCATCACCGTCGAGAGCGAGGTCAACAAGGGGAGCCGTTTCGTTTTCGAGGTAGCCCTGAAGCCGGGAAGCGAGGCGGCGCTAGCCCGGCAGCCCGACCGCGGGGTCATCGGGCTGCAAAACGGAGTGGGACGCAACCGGATCCTCATCGTGGACGATCGCAAGGAGAACCGGGATATGCTGGCGGACATGCTCGGGGAGGTTGGATTCGAGACCAGCGAGGCCTGCAACGGCGAGGAGGCCGTGGCGGCCTTCGCAGCCTCGCCCCCTGATCTGGTGCTGATGGACATGTGGATGCCGGTTCTCGATGGTTACCAGGCCACCGCCCGCATCAGGGCGCTGCCGGAAGGAAAGGTGACCCCGATCATCGCGGTTACGGCAAGCGCCTTGGAAGACGAGCGGGAAAAGGTGATGGCATCGGGAATGGACGGGTTCCTCAGCAAGCCGTTCCGGGAGGCCGAACTGTTCCGTATCATTGGCTCTGCACTGGGGATCAATTATCTCTACGACGAAAGCCCTGGCGGGATCACCTCTCCCGGGCCGGCGATCGACGACATGGACCCCGGCGCCATCGCGGCCCTGCCGCCGGAGCTGATCGAGGCCTTGCGCAGTGCCGTTACCGCCGGTGACTTGGACGCCATGCTGGAGCACATTGACGAGATCGAGGCTCGTGACATGAAGACTGCTGCCATCCTCAGGGAAATGGCATCGCACTACCAGTACGAGCTGATGCTGCAGGTGCTGGCACCGGCCTCATGCCATGACGGAACTGCGCCTAAAGGCGCGACCGTCCCGGAAGACGGAAGTGGTGAGACAAGACGGGGACCAGGTGGGGGCGTGGAGTGA
- a CDS encoding hybrid sensor histidine kinase/response regulator: protein MESIPISSRTSDILIVDDQPANLQVLSEILKSNGFKVRPVPSGRLALGAAEKEPPDLILLDIMMPEMDGYELCRRLKEMPLLSHIPVIFISALDETVDKIAGFRAGGVDYIAKPFEAEEVLARVRAHLALRQYQDSLQEQNRLIEQNYDRLQELEKMRDQLTHMIVHDMRNLLTGVGASLLMLQKDLAEKLDDRSNRLLNSAAVCARELSDMCNNLLDVSKLEENQMQLNLSECGLLELSRAALEKLRPVVQNRSVSIPPANQELLVFADRDILLRIIFNLLHNALKFTDSDGVIAIALQGTEALVRYSVTDNGPGIPCEFREKIFQKFGQVNCTKYKRNLCSTGLGLTFCKLAAEAHHGRIWVESEAGVGSTFHLELPINREHP from the coding sequence ATGGAATCTATCCCCATTTCCTCCCGAACGTCCGATATCCTGATCGTCGACGACCAGCCGGCCAACCTTCAGGTACTCTCCGAAATCCTCAAATCCAACGGCTTCAAGGTAAGACCTGTTCCAAGCGGCAGGCTGGCACTGGGCGCGGCCGAGAAGGAGCCCCCGGACCTGATCCTGCTCGACATAATGATGCCCGAGATGGACGGCTACGAGCTCTGTCGGCGGCTCAAGGAAATGCCCCTCCTCAGCCACATCCCGGTGATCTTCATCAGCGCACTGGATGAGACCGTCGACAAGATAGCAGGGTTCCGCGCCGGCGGCGTGGACTACATCGCCAAGCCCTTCGAGGCTGAAGAGGTGCTGGCGCGGGTGCGCGCCCACCTCGCCCTGCGGCAGTACCAGGATTCGCTGCAGGAGCAAAACCGCCTCATCGAACAAAACTACGACCGCCTGCAAGAGCTGGAGAAAATGCGGGACCAGCTCACCCACATGATCGTGCACGACATGCGCAACTTGCTGACCGGGGTCGGCGCCTCCTTGTTGATGCTGCAGAAGGACCTGGCTGAAAAACTGGATGACCGCTCTAATCGTTTGCTTAATTCGGCGGCGGTGTGCGCCAGGGAACTGTCGGACATGTGCAACAATCTGCTCGACGTCAGCAAGCTGGAAGAAAATCAGATGCAGCTCAACCTGTCGGAGTGCGGTCTGCTGGAACTGAGCAGGGCGGCCCTTGAAAAGCTGCGCCCCGTCGTCCAAAACCGCAGCGTGAGCATCCCGCCTGCCAACCAGGAACTGCTCGTGTTCGCTGACCGCGACATACTGCTGCGCATCATATTCAACCTGCTTCACAATGCCCTCAAGTTTACCGACTCGGACGGTGTCATCGCCATAGCCCTGCAAGGGACCGAAGCCCTGGTGCGATATTCCGTTACAGACAACGGCCCCGGCATCCCGTGCGAATTCCGTGAAAAGATTTTCCAGAAGTTCGGACAGGTCAACTGCACCAAATACAAGCGCAACCTCTGTTCTACGGGCCTTGGCCTCACCTTCTGCAAACTAGCCGCCGAAGCGCACCACGGCAGGATCTGGGTCGAGAGCGAAGCCGGCGTCGGAAGTACCTTCCACCTGGAACTTCCCATAAACCGGGAGCACCCCTAA
- a CDS encoding EamA family transporter, with product MTTEQKPHLLRTSLVTAIAPCIWGSTYIVTTQMLPPNHPLTAALLRVLPIGLVMVALQRRAPGGEWWGRLLFLGLLNIGVFQALLFIAAYRLPGGVAATVIATQPLAVIVLSRPLLGNTPTRLAWIAAGTGLFGVALLVLTPAARLDAIGLAAAFAGAGCMALGTVLTKRWAATPLPIAAFTGWQLVFGGIFLLPFTLLFEAPLAGLTVRNVIGYAYLGIFGTGITYMIFFWGIRRLQPSAVSLLGLLSPVMATALGFLVLGQSLTPLQIVGGVLVLWSIWAGQRRPSL from the coding sequence ATGACCACCGAACAGAAGCCGCACCTTTTGCGCACCTCCCTCGTCACGGCCATCGCCCCCTGCATCTGGGGCAGCACCTACATCGTGACCACCCAGATGCTCCCCCCGAACCACCCGCTCACCGCGGCACTCCTGCGCGTGCTCCCCATCGGCCTGGTCATGGTCGCCCTGCAGCGCCGCGCGCCCGGCGGGGAGTGGTGGGGACGGCTGCTGTTTTTAGGCCTTTTGAACATCGGCGTGTTCCAGGCGCTGCTCTTCATCGCCGCCTACCGGCTTCCCGGCGGGGTTGCCGCTACCGTGATCGCGACCCAACCGTTGGCGGTCATCGTGCTCTCCCGGCCGCTGCTGGGAAACACCCCCACGCGCCTGGCCTGGATCGCCGCCGGCACCGGTCTCTTCGGCGTGGCCCTTTTGGTACTCACCCCGGCCGCCCGTCTGGACGCCATCGGCCTCGCGGCCGCCTTTGCGGGTGCCGGCTGCATGGCCCTGGGCACGGTCCTCACCAAACGCTGGGCGGCAACGCCCCTCCCCATCGCCGCCTTTACCGGATGGCAGTTGGTCTTTGGCGGCATCTTTCTGCTCCCGTTCACGCTTCTCTTCGAGGCACCGCTCGCGGGGCTCACCGTCAGGAACGTGATCGGTTACGCATACCTCGGCATCTTCGGTACCGGCATCACCTACATGATCTTTTTCTGGGGGATTCGGCGGCTGCAGCCGTCCGCGGTCTCGCTGCTCGGCTTGTTGAGCCCGGTCATGGCCACGGCGCTTGGTTTCCTGGTGCTGGGGCAGAGCCTCACGCCCCTGCAGATCGTAGGTGGGGTGCTGGTTCTGTGGAGTATCTGGGCGGGGCAGCGCCGGCCATCCCTCTGA
- a CDS encoding MFS transporter — protein sequence MTSTSDNQQALLRQVLGLPVIVAALGYFVDIYDLVLFSIVRVPSLKGIGLTGRELIDQGVFLLNMQMAGMLLGGILWGILGDRKGRLKIMFGSIFIYSLANLANGMVHSIESYALLRFLAGIGLAGELGAGITLVSEVLHRSIRGYGTMIVATVGVSGAILANFVARQFDWRTAFVMGGILGLMLLVLRLSVAESGMFKGMESREMSKGNFLALFTSRDRFGRFLHSILIGLPSWFVVGVLITFSPEFAKVLNVQGAVSAGNAVMYCYLGLVGGDLASGVLSQVMQSRKKVVLLFLLITVAAVVVYFSAAGVSAGAFYGICCLLGFGIGYWAIFVTVAAEQFGTNLRATVATSVPNFVRGMTIPITMLFQVARKSLGIETGAIVVGVLTLAIALFSLSRLRETFHKDLDYFEEFI from the coding sequence ATGACATCAACCAGCGACAACCAACAGGCCCTGCTGCGGCAGGTACTGGGCCTCCCGGTGATCGTGGCCGCCCTGGGCTACTTCGTCGACATATACGACCTGGTGCTTTTCAGCATCGTCAGGGTGCCGAGCCTGAAGGGGATCGGACTCACCGGCCGGGAACTGATCGACCAGGGGGTATTCCTGCTCAACATGCAGATGGCGGGCATGCTGCTGGGCGGCATCCTCTGGGGGATCCTCGGGGACCGCAAGGGGCGCCTGAAGATCATGTTCGGCTCCATCTTCATCTACTCCCTGGCCAACCTCGCCAACGGCATGGTGCATTCCATCGAGAGCTACGCCCTGCTCCGGTTCCTGGCCGGCATCGGGCTGGCGGGTGAGCTGGGCGCCGGGATCACGCTGGTCTCCGAGGTGCTGCACCGCTCCATCCGGGGCTACGGCACCATGATCGTCGCCACGGTCGGCGTGTCCGGCGCCATCCTGGCCAATTTCGTCGCCAGGCAGTTCGACTGGCGCACCGCCTTCGTCATGGGGGGCATCCTGGGGCTGATGCTCCTGGTGCTGAGGCTGAGCGTCGCCGAATCGGGGATGTTCAAGGGGATGGAGTCGAGGGAGATGTCCAAGGGGAACTTCCTGGCGCTGTTCACCTCCCGGGACCGTTTCGGGCGCTTCCTGCATTCGATCCTGATCGGGCTTCCCTCCTGGTTCGTGGTCGGGGTGTTGATCACCTTCTCGCCGGAGTTCGCCAAGGTGTTGAACGTGCAGGGCGCCGTGAGCGCGGGCAACGCCGTGATGTACTGCTATCTCGGGCTGGTCGGCGGAGACCTCGCCAGCGGCGTTTTGAGCCAGGTGATGCAGAGCCGCAAGAAGGTGGTGCTCCTGTTCCTGCTGATCACCGTGGCAGCGGTAGTCGTCTACTTTTCCGCGGCCGGGGTGAGCGCCGGCGCCTTTTACGGCATCTGCTGCCTGCTCGGCTTCGGCATCGGCTACTGGGCCATCTTCGTCACCGTCGCCGCCGAGCAGTTCGGCACCAACCTGCGCGCCACCGTGGCCACCTCCGTTCCCAACTTCGTGCGCGGCATGACCATTCCCATCACCATGCTGTTCCAGGTCGCCCGCAAGAGCCTCGGCATCGAAACCGGCGCCATCGTGGTGGGCGTCCTCACCCTGGCGATCGCCCTCTTCTCCCTGTCGCGGCTGCGGGAGACCTTCCACAAGGACCTCGACTACTTCGAGGAGTTCATCTGA
- a CDS encoding diguanylate cyclase: MAYFNRAHNRIRTIDLTFSAALLLLTVMLFLSYHIRTELAQTNDWTQHTYDVIMAVDELSNGLLQAESSRRAYILTGNTQQKARCELFAQKTEENLREVLQLTTDNPSQQQRLARVSELINRKLAIFRLSITEYDRRGYRAPQQAQLTEEGTTLMTAVRVRIDEIKDHEKQLLGERRSKEHTTLLVLTIVVLSGISIAIILLSLSYYIARHESRSHLIATGDLQAANKDISDLSNMTQLLQSCATLDEARGILSCYGEKLFPDDAGAIDLINASRTLMTDSATWGAVNLAPFTPDQCWAMRLGQAHASVAKSDVQCQHVEGRTGTHLCIPLAAHHETLGSLYLHVPRDIEQDELARRKARATAFAEQVALGIRSLQLREQLRELSIRDPLTGLLNRRHMEESLLREISRATRTNQPLSVIMLDVDHFKKFNDAFGHEAGDHVLKEIGQVLQKNVRDSDIACRFGGEEFTIILPDADCDMAFEIGNRIRDAVKGLHVIVGKQHLGRISISAGVAVFPVDGDTLQQLLSMADEALYEAKEKGRDRIEGSCAATKGHDGGASQA; this comes from the coding sequence TTGGCTTACTTCAACCGCGCACACAACAGGATCAGGACCATCGACCTCACTTTCTCGGCGGCGCTACTGCTGCTGACAGTGATGCTCTTTCTGTCCTACCACATCAGGACCGAACTGGCCCAGACCAACGACTGGACCCAGCACACCTACGATGTGATCATGGCGGTCGACGAGCTCAGCAACGGCCTGCTCCAGGCCGAGAGCAGCAGACGCGCCTACATCCTGACCGGCAATACGCAGCAGAAGGCCCGCTGCGAGCTGTTCGCTCAGAAAACGGAAGAGAACCTCCGCGAAGTACTGCAGCTCACCACCGACAACCCGAGCCAGCAGCAGCGGCTAGCCAGAGTGTCGGAGCTCATCAACCGAAAGCTCGCCATCTTCAGGCTCTCCATAACCGAATACGACAGGAGGGGGTACCGAGCGCCCCAACAGGCGCAGCTGACCGAGGAGGGGACCACCCTGATGACCGCGGTCCGGGTACGGATCGACGAGATCAAAGACCATGAGAAGCAGCTGCTGGGCGAGAGGCGCAGCAAGGAGCACACGACCCTGCTGGTCCTGACCATCGTGGTGCTGTCCGGCATCTCCATCGCCATCATCCTGCTGAGCCTCAGCTACTACATCGCGCGCCACGAATCGCGCAGCCACCTCATCGCCACAGGGGACCTGCAGGCTGCCAACAAAGACATCTCCGACCTGAGCAACATGACGCAGCTGCTGCAGTCCTGCGCGACCCTCGATGAGGCGCGCGGCATCCTCTCCTGCTACGGAGAAAAGCTGTTTCCCGACGATGCCGGCGCCATCGACCTGATCAACGCATCCAGAACGCTGATGACCGACAGCGCAACCTGGGGTGCCGTGAACCTCGCCCCGTTCACCCCGGACCAGTGCTGGGCCATGCGGCTCGGCCAGGCGCACGCCAGTGTCGCCAAATCGGATGTGCAGTGCCAGCACGTCGAGGGCCGCACAGGGACGCACCTCTGCATCCCTTTGGCCGCGCATCACGAGACCCTCGGGTCGCTCTACCTCCACGTTCCCCGGGATATCGAGCAAGACGAGCTGGCCAGGAGGAAAGCGAGGGCCACCGCGTTCGCCGAGCAGGTCGCGCTTGGCATCAGGAGCCTGCAGTTGCGGGAACAGCTGAGGGAACTCTCGATCCGGGATCCGCTGACGGGGCTTTTGAACCGGCGCCACATGGAGGAGTCGCTGCTTAGGGAGATCAGCCGGGCAACGAGAACCAACCAGCCGCTCAGCGTCATCATGCTCGACGTCGATCACTTCAAGAAGTTCAACGACGCCTTCGGCCACGAGGCGGGCGACCACGTCCTGAAGGAGATCGGTCAAGTCCTGCAGAAGAACGTGCGCGACAGCGACATCGCCTGCCGTTTCGGGGGCGAGGAGTTCACCATCATCCTGCCCGATGCCGACTGCGACATGGCCTTCGAGATCGGCAACCGGATCAGGGACGCGGTAAAGGGGCTGCACGTGATCGTGGGGAAACAGCACCTCGGGCGCATCTCCATCTCGGCCGGGGTAGCCGTCTTCCCCGTGGACGGCGACACCCTACAGCAACTTCTGTCGATGGCCGACGAGGCCCTGTACGAGGCAAAGGAGAAGGGTCGCGACCGCATCGAGGGAAGCTGTGCCGCCACCAAGGGCCACGACGGCGGAGCATCACAGGCTTGA